The Pontibacter pudoricolor genome contains a region encoding:
- a CDS encoding SDR family NAD(P)-dependent oxidoreductase, with amino-acid sequence MNIYIITGTSKGIGKAIAEELLQDDSNFVIGVCRNSTITHKNYRHQPLDFSDIPAVEHNLQKVFLPYKDAQKLVLVNNAGVLGDIGYVGEGMPNERFEFVFDVNVIVPAMLMNSFLQVYQQHPAQKLIVNISSGAGKYPIDGWASYCASKAALDMLSLTIQKEQDMRGSGVKVYALSPGVVDTAMQENIREADADRFSTVEKFRDYKANNELASPEEVGQKIVHFMQNTDTFSEVIVDVRNM; translated from the coding sequence GTGAACATCTACATCATAACCGGAACCAGCAAAGGTATAGGTAAAGCCATAGCAGAAGAGCTCCTGCAAGACGACAGCAATTTCGTGATAGGCGTTTGCCGCAACAGTACCATCACCCATAAGAATTATAGACATCAACCCTTGGATTTTTCGGATATACCGGCCGTAGAGCACAACCTGCAAAAGGTTTTTCTGCCTTATAAGGATGCTCAGAAACTGGTGCTGGTAAACAACGCCGGTGTGCTGGGAGATATCGGATATGTGGGAGAAGGCATGCCGAACGAGCGTTTCGAGTTTGTGTTTGATGTGAACGTAATTGTGCCTGCTATGTTGATGAATAGCTTCCTGCAGGTTTACCAACAGCACCCGGCTCAGAAACTTATAGTTAACATTAGCTCCGGTGCCGGCAAATACCCGATTGATGGCTGGGCAAGTTACTGTGCCTCTAAGGCAGCCCTGGATATGCTGTCGTTAACGATACAAAAGGAGCAGGACATGCGTGGCAGCGGCGTAAAAGTGTATGCCTTGTCGCCGGGCGTGGTGGATACGGCCATGCAGGAAAATATTAGAGAAGCCGATGCTGACCGCTTTAGCACAGTAGAGAAGTTTAGAGATTACAAAGCTAACAACGAACTGGCATCGCCTGAAGAAGTCGGACAAAAGATAGTGCACTTTATGCAAAACACAGACACCTTCAGTGAGGTGATCGTAGATGTTCGGAATATGTAG
- the acs gene encoding acetate--CoA ligase, translating into MHNQQIKSFEEYQQVYKRSVEDPEGFWADIAESFTWRKKWDKTLEWNFEEPDVKWFKGGKLNITENCLDRHLKTRGNKLALIWEPNDPKERFIRFTYRELYERVCLFANVLKKNGVKKGDRVCIYMPMIPELAFAVLACARIGAVHSVIFAGFSAVAMADRINDAGAKMVLTSDGLNRGSKQIPVKRVVDEALENCPSVEKVIVVERLGWAVNMVEGRDVWYHDEVKDVSKDCPAEEMDAEDMLFILYTSGSTGKPKGVVHTCGGYMVYAQYSFMNVFQYEESDVFWCTADIGWVTGHTYLLYGPLLSGATTLMFEGVPTYPDNGRFWQVCDKFGVSIFYTAPTAIRALMAGDIDDVLSYSLDSLKVLGSVGEPINEEAWHWYHTHVGKEDCPVVDTWWQTETGGIMISSLANVTPIKPAHAAYPLPGIQPLLVNSDGTEITENEVEGHLCMKFPWPGMIRTTYGDHERCRLSYFSTYKGLYFTGDGAKRDKDGLYRIIGRVDDVINVSGHRFGTAEIEEAINHNDHVVESAVVGYPHDVKGQGIYAFVICKEKPEREDYLRAEIIETVVEKIGKIAKPDKIQIVSGLPKTRSGKIMRRILRKVAEGDTTNLGDTSTLLDPDVVDEIKAGAL; encoded by the coding sequence ATGCACAATCAGCAAATAAAATCCTTTGAAGAGTACCAGCAGGTTTACAAACGCAGCGTAGAAGACCCCGAAGGTTTCTGGGCAGATATTGCAGAGTCGTTTACCTGGCGTAAAAAATGGGACAAAACGCTGGAATGGAATTTTGAAGAGCCTGATGTGAAGTGGTTTAAAGGAGGAAAGCTCAATATTACTGAAAACTGCCTTGACCGCCACCTAAAAACCCGGGGCAACAAACTGGCCCTGATCTGGGAACCCAACGACCCGAAAGAGCGATTTATCCGCTTTACTTACCGCGAACTATACGAGCGGGTATGCCTGTTTGCCAATGTGCTGAAAAAGAACGGCGTTAAAAAAGGAGACCGTGTGTGTATTTACATGCCCATGATCCCGGAGCTGGCTTTTGCAGTGCTGGCCTGTGCCCGCATCGGTGCTGTACATTCGGTTATTTTTGCAGGTTTTTCGGCAGTGGCTATGGCCGACAGAATTAATGATGCCGGTGCTAAAATGGTGCTCACTTCGGATGGTCTGAACCGTGGCTCCAAGCAGATACCTGTAAAGCGTGTGGTGGACGAAGCCCTGGAAAATTGCCCGTCTGTAGAAAAAGTTATAGTTGTAGAGCGTTTGGGCTGGGCCGTGAACATGGTGGAAGGCCGCGATGTATGGTATCATGATGAAGTAAAAGATGTAAGCAAAGATTGCCCTGCCGAGGAAATGGACGCCGAAGATATGCTGTTCATCTTATACACTTCAGGCTCAACGGGCAAACCGAAAGGCGTTGTGCATACCTGCGGAGGCTACATGGTTTATGCCCAGTATTCCTTCATGAACGTGTTTCAGTACGAGGAAAGTGATGTGTTCTGGTGTACTGCCGACATTGGCTGGGTTACCGGCCACACGTATCTGCTTTATGGTCCGCTGCTTTCAGGAGCAACTACGCTGATGTTTGAAGGCGTACCAACTTACCCGGACAACGGCCGTTTCTGGCAGGTGTGCGATAAGTTTGGTGTCAGCATTTTTTATACAGCGCCAACTGCCATTCGTGCGCTTATGGCCGGCGATATTGACGACGTGCTATCCTATAGTTTGGACTCGCTGAAAGTGCTTGGTTCGGTAGGGGAGCCGATTAACGAAGAGGCCTGGCACTGGTACCACACCCACGTAGGCAAAGAGGATTGCCCGGTGGTAGATACCTGGTGGCAAACCGAAACGGGTGGCATCATGATCTCCTCGCTTGCTAATGTTACTCCTATAAAGCCAGCCCATGCAGCTTATCCTTTGCCGGGCATACAACCTTTACTGGTTAATAGTGATGGTACCGAAATTACTGAAAACGAGGTAGAAGGACACCTGTGCATGAAGTTTCCGTGGCCGGGCATGATACGCACTACTTACGGCGACCATGAGCGTTGCCGTTTGAGTTACTTCTCTACATACAAAGGGCTGTATTTTACCGGAGATGGTGCCAAGCGCGACAAAGATGGTCTTTACCGCATCATTGGCCGTGTAGATGACGTGATCAACGTATCGGGTCACCGTTTCGGGACAGCTGAAATAGAAGAAGCCATCAACCATAACGATCATGTAGTAGAGTCCGCAGTAGTCGGCTATCCGCACGATGTAAAAGGGCAGGGTATTTATGCTTTTGTTATCTGCAAGGAAAAACCGGAACGTGAAGATTATCTGCGTGCCGAGATCATCGAAACAGTAGTTGAAAAAATTGGTAAAATTGCCAAGCCAGATAAGATACAGATCGTAAGCGGACTGCCAAAAACACGTTCCGGTAAGATCATGCGCCGCATTCTCCGCAAAGTTGCCGAAGGTGACACAACTAACCTTGGCGACACGTCCACACTGCTCGACCCGGATGTAGTAGATGAGATCAAGGCCGGGGCTTTGTAG
- a CDS encoding RidA family protein, with product MSRKAFTAEGAVSVGPYSHAVQTGDLLYLSGQTPIEATTGKLVDGDIAAQTRQCFINLFAVLKAAGLTPDNVVKVNVFLTDMADFGAMNEVYKTQFTQPYPARTTIGVASLPLGAQVEIEMIAQR from the coding sequence ATGTCAAGAAAAGCTTTTACTGCCGAAGGTGCCGTTTCCGTAGGCCCGTACTCACATGCCGTACAAACTGGTGATCTGCTTTATTTATCCGGCCAGACACCCATAGAAGCAACTACAGGCAAACTTGTGGATGGTGATATTGCTGCTCAAACCAGGCAGTGCTTTATTAACCTGTTTGCTGTGCTTAAAGCAGCTGGCCTTACCCCGGATAATGTGGTAAAAGTAAATGTTTTCTTAACCGATATGGCAGATTTTGGAGCGATGAACGAAGTTTATAAAACACAATTTACACAACCCTATCCGGCCCGTACAACTATAGGCGTTGCTTCGTTGCCTTTGGGTGCACAGGTAGAGATTGAGATGATCGCGCAGCGTTAA
- a CDS encoding NUDIX domain-containing protein codes for MINEQHNPWTTLSTRDIYQNPWIKLREDQVLNPKGGEGIYGVVSFKNKAIGIIPVDDEGFTYLIGQYRYALNEYSWEIPMGGGLLENDVLESAKRELQEETGFTADRWTNICRLHTSNSVTDEEGFVFLAQELTPGETAFEETEDLQIKRVPFTEAVRMALNNEITDAISVAGILKAAFILGVR; via the coding sequence ATGATCAACGAGCAGCATAACCCCTGGACTACACTTTCTACGAGAGACATTTACCAGAACCCCTGGATAAAACTGCGTGAAGACCAGGTGCTGAACCCGAAAGGCGGAGAAGGAATTTACGGTGTGGTGAGCTTCAAAAACAAAGCCATCGGCATTATTCCTGTTGATGATGAAGGTTTTACTTACCTGATCGGCCAGTACCGCTATGCTTTGAACGAGTATAGTTGGGAAATACCAATGGGTGGTGGCTTACTGGAAAACGACGTGCTCGAATCTGCCAAACGTGAACTTCAGGAAGAGACCGGTTTTACTGCTGACCGCTGGACTAACATTTGCCGCCTGCATACATCCAATTCGGTAACCGACGAAGAAGGTTTTGTTTTCCTGGCTCAAGAGCTTACTCCTGGTGAAACCGCTTTCGAAGAAACCGAAGACCTTCAGATTAAAAGAGTCCCTTTTACAGAAGCCGTTCGCATGGCCCTTAACAATGAAATCACTGACGCCATCAGCGTAGCCGGAATCCTGAAAGCTGCTTTTATACTCGGTGTGAGGTAG
- a CDS encoding lysophospholipid acyltransferase family protein, whose translation MKVLKYLSQRIYTTWCCTWFIAPFVVAYPFQAILIRKQQWHRHAHNLNRLWSVIFLRMFLTPLQVEWRFKFDPKQRYVFTPNHSSYLDIPMILRSIPGFLNFVGKSSLAKVPLWGKVYGTLYICVDRKSAMSSAKSYIQSKKTLDEGRSLVIFPEGTIPPTAGEQLLEFKDGPFKIAIEKQVPVVPVTMPYNQHFMPDVEEVGLKIRRHPLKMIVHEPIATEGMTLEDLPALKERVFHIIQQELTKHNYNKDVNRYSNHQKISAPGQAGV comes from the coding sequence ATGAAAGTGCTTAAATACCTGTCGCAACGCATTTATACAACCTGGTGCTGTACCTGGTTTATAGCTCCGTTTGTGGTAGCATATCCATTTCAGGCGATACTTATCCGGAAGCAGCAGTGGCACAGGCATGCACATAACCTGAACAGGCTGTGGTCCGTGATTTTTCTACGCATGTTTCTGACCCCGCTTCAGGTAGAATGGCGCTTTAAATTTGATCCGAAACAGCGCTATGTCTTTACGCCTAACCATAGTTCGTACCTCGATATACCTATGATACTGCGCTCCATTCCGGGTTTTCTTAACTTTGTGGGCAAAAGCTCGCTTGCCAAAGTGCCGTTGTGGGGAAAAGTATACGGAACATTGTATATTTGTGTAGATCGCAAAAGCGCCATGAGCAGCGCCAAAAGTTACATTCAGTCTAAAAAAACGCTGGATGAAGGCCGTAGTCTGGTAATTTTTCCGGAAGGAACGATACCGCCAACGGCAGGAGAACAGCTGCTGGAGTTTAAAGACGGACCGTTTAAAATAGCGATTGAAAAGCAGGTGCCGGTAGTACCGGTAACGATGCCGTATAACCAGCACTTTATGCCCGATGTGGAAGAAGTAGGGCTGAAAATACGTCGTCATCCGCTTAAGATGATCGTGCATGAGCCAATTGCAACCGAAGGGATGACCCTGGAAGATCTGCCGGCGTTAAAAGAGCGGGTATTCCATATAATACAACAAGAGTTAACCAAACACAACTATAACAAGGATGTCAACAGATATTCAAACCATCAGAAAATTAGCGCACCTGGCCAGGCTGGAGTTTAA
- the gatC gene encoding Asp-tRNA(Asn)/Glu-tRNA(Gln) amidotransferase subunit GatC, producing MSTDIQTIRKLAHLARLEFNEEKEQEVLGDLNKILNWVDKLRELDTENIEPLTHMTAEMNVMREDVAQNTITHEEALLNAPKKDSDYFRVPKVLE from the coding sequence ATGTCAACAGATATTCAAACCATCAGAAAATTAGCGCACCTGGCCAGGCTGGAGTTTAACGAAGAGAAAGAGCAGGAAGTGCTGGGCGACCTGAACAAGATCCTGAACTGGGTAGATAAACTGCGCGAGCTGGATACCGAAAACATTGAGCCCCTGACGCACATGACCGCCGAAATGAACGTGATGCGCGAAGACGTGGCCCAAAATACCATTACACACGAAGAAGCATTGTTGAACGCTCCTAAAAAAGACTCCGATTACTTCAGAGTGCCAAAGGTACTGGAGTAA